The DNA segment agatttaaagttaaattattttttaatataattatttttattctttttaaaataaattaaaaaagagTGTCACATCAATTAAAACGAAAAAAGTAATATATTTTCTTATCGTAATAAATATTAAGTGTAGTAAGTATTTCAAATACAAAGTGTTGTACATTTGCAAAATATGTTAGTTAAACTTGTTCTCTTTTATTCAATTACTAGTGGGGTAGAAGTATGTTGTTTCACCCTACATTGTATAACCTAATTCTACCCGTAACATTAGTGAAGAGTGGTCTTATTGAAGTTTTGAGACCTATTTGGACCCTCCATTAACTCTCAAATGCAGCCTTTTAACAACCTTTTAACAGTAAATTGCTTTTACTATTTCTTCAAATTTGTAATTAGATTTGAATTTGATACAGACCtttaaaacagaaaataaagcaagacaacatatatgtgaaagattgtTATTTTAGTACACTTCGTAATAAATAAAGTAATACTAATATAATTTCATCGACAAAAAACCTGCATGAACTCCTGCTTTAAATAAACTATCTTTTCAGAAAATTAGTAGGTAAAACTGCTAGTTAATATATACTGAAATTTCCATTAATGGATGCCATAATTCTCAATTTCGTGATTTTTCCTTCAGCTAAACTTCATGAGACATTGTCCTTTCCGCTAACGGTAAACTCATTGGTGAATTCATAAGCGCAAGATGTGCATTTCCTATCTTTTAGTCGTTTTACATTATTTATCTTGTTAAAATTTTTCGGATAAGAAACGATGTTAATTTTGAAATTCTACAATTAAGAAATAACAAGTTATATACGAACTTGGTCGGGTTAATATGGGGACTAAAATTTGATGTATTTCATATTTAGTTTCTCctactaattaatttaattatattgaaCTTTCTATACCCAAATAAATTATCTAATACGTACTCATTTTGAAAGTATTATTTCACCAAAATATTAAGAATTTGTTGTCTTCATTCGGCGGCCGGTATCTATTGcatctttcttttttcttgttctGATTTGAGATAAACAAACCTGCCATGTATGGGTCTTAGTAGAGAAAGTGAGAAACCAAAATAAGTCACCATGAGATTTCATAGTCATAGTTTTATATCATCAACTCGCtgtaaaagtactttttaaataaGAATTAAATATTAATACTGTGACTGAGGCTTTTAGAATTATAATCAGTTTTGATATAATACCCTCAATATATgtccatgtatatatacaaagAATGCAACATCCATTGCAAAGTGGCAAAGCAATGCTCATATACATGTGTTCTCACtaagaaaaaattatttaatgTCAAAATCAGTCGTCTAGCACATGGGTCAAATATATTATAAGATATTGAGATAAAGAATCCAACTTGTTGCGTTTTATTTAACTTTTAAACCTTTAACTATCATTTACAAATGAAGTACTTATGTGCATCTACATCACTTAAATGATAATTTTCGCTTGAGAAAAAAGTGATGCGAATCTTGAATTGTTTCTAACCTGAATATAATGTCTTTATCCTCTctttttttgactatttttatatgctatttattttctatttttgttgagATTATATAAACCAAAATACAAACATCTCTTGCGCAATTAAGTTTAAACAGTAATTAACAATTCTTTAACCGTTCATTTCAAAATTATCTaactaaaaaaaaagattttttatgCTGaagaaaccaaaagaaaaaagagttgaaCAATCTCTAACCTTTTTATATACTTAAAGAGTAATGATGAAAGTATTAATAAGTTCTCCATTATTCTCCCTTATATAAGAAGAACAAATAAAGAGttgagcgcttatgagcgagcctactacggcagagcagatatatatatatatatatatatatatatatatatatatatatatatatatatatatatatatatatatttgacggTTGTTCAtggatttaaatttaataaggaATGATTTTCTCTTTGTTAGTACAATTTAAAGCTTCTATAAATAACTAAATAGAGCCATCTTTATAGAAAAAATACACTAGTGTAGAAGTACAAAGGCTACAACTTGCAAGGACGAAGGGACCGCAAGATCAGGAAAGCCAACGTTCTCACCAAGGGCATAATAGTACAAAAGTCTGGTACAACAGGCTCAGAGATAATAATTTGAGAAATTCCAGAACTATCCCTAGGTCGGCAAGCAGGCATATTGAACTGCTGCAATCTTATTCCCCTTCTAATAAGTAAACTAAAGTAAAATGATCATTTTCTCTAGTCATAATTGTACACTCCTAAAATAGctgttgaaaattgaaagaatttggtaaaaatgacAGATTAGATCCAGCCATATACCCCACTCAATACTAATCTCCCTATAAAACCAACATTCATCCCCTCTTCTTTCTTGCCCTGCCACTTACTAATCTTCCTCCTCCCTTTGCTCCGCCTCCACCCACCATCCGCCGCCTTAGGCATGGATGTAAAATACCCCCAACCACCACCATCCGCCGCCTTAGGCATGGATGTAAAATACCCCCAACCACCACCTTCCACCGTCAAAATCAAAAGAACCACCAGCTCCGACGGTAGCGGAACCGGTACAATAATTCTCAACAAATACCAACTTGGTCGTCTTTTAGGCCGTGGTAGCTTTGCTAAAGTCTACCTCGGCCGTTGTTTAGACGACAACAATACAGAAGTCGCCATTAAAGTTATAAACAAAACCACTACAACGACAACTACTTTCGATGCTTCTATGGAACCGCGTATAATCCGAGAAGTCTCCGCCATGCGCCGCCTTAATCACCACCCAAACATTCTTAAACTCCACGAAGTCATGGCTACAAAAACCAAAATCTACCTCGTAATGGAACTCGCACACGGCGGAGAACTTTTCACGAAGCTCAACCGCCGTGGCGGCCGGTTTTCTGAATCAACCGCCCGGTTTTACTTCCACCAGCTTGCTTCCGCTTTACACTTCTGCCATCAAAACGGCGTCGCACACCGCGATATTAAACCTCAAAATCTCCTCCTAGATGAAGACGGTCACCTTAAAATCTCTGACTTCGGACTCTCCGCCTTGCCGGAGCAATTACGTAACGGTCTCCTTCACACCGCTTGCGGAACTCCGGCGTATACTGCACCTGAAGTAGTTTACAGAAAAGGGTACGACGGAGCTAAAGCGGATGCATGGTCATGTGGGGTTATTCTCTATGTATTTCTCGCCGGTAGTTTACCTTTTGATGATTCAAATTTACCTAACATGTATAAAGCTATACATCGCCGTGAATTTAAGTTTCCCGATTGGGTTTCAAAGCCGGCTCGGAGAGTAATAAACCGGTTGCTTGACCCGAACCCGGATACGAGATACAGTATTGAGGAGTTGATGAAAACTCCCTGGTTTAAAAGGTCGTCGTCGATGAAACAAGAAGAGATTAAGCAATTTGGTGAGGGGATTTTGGAGAAGGAAAGTAGTAAACATATGGGGAGAATGAATGCGTTTGATATTATATCGATGAATTCGGGGTTGGATTTGTCGGGGTTATTTGAAATGGGGTTGAATAAGAAGGAAATGAGGTTTACGACGAATGTGGGGGTGATTGAGGTTGAGGAGAAGGTGATGAAGATTGGGAAAGATGGAGGGTATAGAGTGGAAAGAAGGAAGAGTGGGGGAGTTGGGTTGGTGAAAAGGAGAGTGGTTTTGTTGGTGGAAATATTGGAAGTGGCAAAGGAGTTATGGTTGGTGGAGTTTAAGGTTGTGAATGGTGGAACAGAATTTGAGGATTGTCAATGGGAAGAGTTGAAATTTGGGTTGAAAGATATTGTTGTTTCATGGTATAATGATGGATCTTGAAGAGGATAGGTGGTGGTGGAATATGGCAGTGGCCAGCGGCCGGCGgcggagtttgagcctttgtggTGGCGGACGGCGGGGGATGGAGGCGGCATTACATAGTGGTAGGTGTCTTTGATACTTGATCTTCCAGGGCGTATAGGCATTAGGCAGTAATTAGTGAGCTAAAATGTAGTTCTTGTTAGTCTTTTTTGGACTCTGTAAATTGAAAtggaaaacatttttttttttggtttagttATGCATCTgtttttaattgtttatttttaatatttcaatTTGATTTAAATCTAATACTAGACCCATGGATCATGAAATAATCTCTATAATTTTTCAAAAGTTAGGATAGTTCGATGCACAAAATATTTAGTAATTTATGCAAGAGTTTGAGGAAATGTCACACCTCTTCCTCTTAGCTTATAGCTTATCCATGCTTGCATCAGTAGCTGGTTCGGCGGTTTGATAATCAAGTTTGGTTGGTAAATCTTTCAGAAAATAGTTTTAAATGGGTGGGCGGCTATGGAAGCCCATTCTTTTAGAAGAAACTGAAAATGACAAATTAGATAATGTTTATCAATCTCGGTGGAAGGCTGAAGCTAAGCAAGTTCTATTAAACGgttcaaaaaatcaaaattttcaacGTCTTCATGAGTTTCTTAGTGTTTTCCCTGCTTCAGTTTCTTTCAATTAAGTCTGAAACATGACAGTGGCAAAAATAAGGCTAAAGTCAGCAGTTTGACAGCACAAATGACAGCAGACAAAAACGATACAAAATTTGAAGTTCATGAATTCTTACCACCtcaaattaatatatatatatataataataataataattacgtTCACATATTTAGAAAATTTCTTAACATGCATATAAAGATGGTACAAAATTTACTTAGATTCACGTGAACCCGTAATTATTACTATAGATCGGCTCATGGCTGCCATTACAAGTTGATTAAGCAACCGTCAAAATTTcatttgcccccccccccccccccaaaaaaaaagtagtctcaatcagtgttttaaaaggcgtgggcgtaaggcgagacGTTTTACATATGTCTcaacggggcgtaagccccataggtatttagtttttaatattttataaaataatataatgacagtaaatatttataaataggtaaaattgcataaaaattgaagaaaactatatatatgtgtgctacatccccacaaaaaactaatcaaaataatctattatacgttacttacaagcacaagtaatttgagtcaaagaataaagttttttatatggaggaacaaaaaggatgattaacctgcaatttgaactttgaatttgctgctaaGAAGAAGGAGGTAGGaggtagttctctttgtatttgtaaaaaaattaaatattcgttgcttttgggaaatattagcagactagcggacaagataaaaaattgggaaaaccatgaattatggcttaaatcaataaaaaaaggtttttacttttaaatttaatacttttgagttcctttttaaaccttttgagtaattatcaaactgacttttgagaatttgggtattatatgaaggactaattcaacaaattttattttaatttgaaaaaatctcTAGGGCTTATCCTTACTAAAAAAACGCGCcccgaacgcccgggcgtacgcctcttgagactttcgccccacgcCATCGCCCCGGGACGTTTTCGGTACGCCTCGCCCCAGGGCTCGCCCCAAAAACGCCTTTTAAAGCAGAGGTCCCAATAAGGTAGATTCAATGAAAAACCAAGAACCAAATATCTGACATAcataaatataatataatagtGGTAAGTTTTCGTCAACTAAAGTTTCAACCAAGCCTAATTTGCTGAAAACATAATAAACAAGTTCTCGGGATTATACCGAGTATAAAATCTTGTACAGTGCAGAAAAGCATAGATCTCCATTTCACCACACAACAAATACTAGCAGCTGTTGAGCTAGTTGTTGGATCCAGCAGCTTAATCAACAAGGTGCTATTTCAAAGACATTATACTACTGCAGTAAAGAACAATATAGAAAGATGCACTCAATAAATAAACGTATAGATCTGGCAAAGAAAATATCTACACATGCTAGACAGGCTAAAACCACTTACAAAATAGCATCTAAAAGTATCTCCACTAGCACATAATGTAATGTAGTTTTCCTGTTAGTGAAAAAAAGTAATGACCTGAAAAAGGGATTTGGATATACTCTGATATGCTCATCTTATGATGATAATCCTATCCCAATTTAATAATGCCATGTCAATATGTCAAAAGGAAATGCTTAACCTGTTGATCATTGTTTAGTGGATTTTTTGAAGGCCAGGCGACAACAAAGTTATAGTAAACACTCTGTTCCAAATTATGTGAACCTgcttgactgggcacggagtttaagaaaaaaatgagaacttttggaatttgtggtcctaaacaagtcaaaaaaggccgagagtatttgtgtggttataaaaactttctcagtaagggtagaattgtaagtttaagctaaattgtttccaaatttagaaaaggatcattctttttggaacggaccaaaaaggaaataggttcacataaactggaacggagggagtagtaaatTTTAGAAGGACTAGGCAACAATAGAGTTATGGTAAATCTTTTGCTGAAAAAGAGTTAGACGTTGATTAACACTAGTCGTAATTTTGCACAATCTTTTGTTTCTCAGGCAGTAGCACTCCAAACCAGTCAAATTTTGGCACAAACTGCTGAAGAACTGAGTATTAATTACCTAACAGACTTCAGCAACTAACAATTCTCAACTAAAGTCCTGTAAGCTTCCATTAAGTTCACATCACTCAAAGGCAGCTCCCTATTCTCAAAGCAGGTTCAAATTAGTGTCAAGAATTGAACCACTAACATAACATCAGATAGTGTTTGTTAAGTTTTTGATGCATACCATTAGTATTAATAAGTTTGACAAGCAACAGTCTTTGACGCATCAGTGACATAGTTAATAACAATATTTGTCTTTACCACTTGTATTCACAGTTCTTCAAGCTAACTCTCTCTCGCGAACTGCTTCTTGCTTCCTGTAGACAATATGCAATAATATGCATACCATCAGACAATGTTTTGTTAAGCAGAAATATGAAAGGGGAGAAAACACTACAAATTGTACCTGCTTAATAAATGGGCTTCAAATGATAGTCCCTCTCCAAGAGAAGCAACCTGTAAAATTGCAAAAACTTCATATAACTGTTAAATCTAGAAAACTAAATGAAGACAGATGATGACCCCAAGAACTAGAATCCCATTCTATAAAGCCATATGTCTCATTGAGTAAAGACCAGTTAGAGTTATTATCATTAGTTGACTAACACTGCTTTCGCAGAGTAATCAGCTGCACCCCTTTTATTGGTGTTTATAATTAACATAACATTTTAAAAATGTTCCTGGGAACAGATTTTGTTGTAGTTATAGTAGGTAAAAATGGGATCACCCTCAAGAAATTACTACAATTGCTCCTTTATGTCACAGGAAGAAGGATTTCTTATGTAGTTCAAGGGGACATAGGGGATTGAGGTGCAGTCAACTGATAGTTGATTGATTGCTCTTGAAAAATACCAGGAAATAGTCCTTAGTTCTATGTAGTCTGACATGAATTCAATAAATAAATTATGTTTACTTCCAGTCTTTTACAAATTAAACATCAAAAGCAATGACAATCGAGAAAAGATGATTTAAAACGCCAAAGTTAAATAAGATGAGAACTAGACAGAAACTCAACCTCAGGTCACTGATTCACAATTTCAGTGTAAGTCGAACTGTAATCTGTTTCTAAGTTGAGTTTCAAAATGGACAAGACAGAAGTAGCAATCCATCTTTTCAATGCAACTATTAAATAAGCATTGAAAATTGAAGTTACATGGTATACTAGTATCTATAGGAAGAGCTAGGCATCTTCTCTATCAGGACTGTCAGTATCAAGCACACCGATAACAGAAGATAACGTTGAACTCCACTTTTGCATGCCACTCTGAGGATCCTTTTTCCTAATAAATTCCAGCTTTCCAACAGCCTCCTTTGGAACACCACATTTAAGAAGAATAATTCCAAGTGACTTGAATGTTGAATCATCAGGTTGGATGGCAGAAGAAAGCATATCGTTGTAAGTCGCCAAAGCTTCTTTAAACCTCCCATCAGTTGCATACAATCCAAGCACATTGTTGCAACTCAACAAGTCAGTCAGAAGTCCGAGTTCTCTCATTTTCCGGGCAATTTGAATGGCTTCCTTAAACATTCCGTTTCTCTTGTACATACACAGCATCATCGCATAAGAAAACTCATTTGCATTTCCCTTTCTCTTTAGGTTCTCAAAAATCTCTTCTGCTTGTCCAACCATCGAGCGCTCGCTGTACAAGTCAATCATGCAATTCGAAGAATATACATCAGCCCCTGCCTCAAACGACTGAAGCATTTTGTATGTTTCTTCGGCTTCTCTCAAATACCCGACTTTGGTGTATAACTTAATCAAGGAAGTATATATAACAACATTTGTCTCTAAACCAGAGTTTCTCATTTCAATCAAGTATTTTGTAGCTTCTTTAACACCTCCTATGTCAGCAAAGGCATTTATCAGTACACCATAAACAACAACATCAGGCTTGACATCAAATGCAATCATTTCGTCGAATAATCTTACTGCCATTTCCAGCTGACCTACTTTAGTAAAACTAGATATCACAGCACAATAAGGGATGCAATCATCAACTAATCCCGCCTCCTGCATTTTCCTCACGTAAAATGCTGCTCTCAGTGGCAAATCTGCAGCAGCAAGCATTTGAATGAGCGAACTAAAGCTGCATCTATCAGGAAATAAGCCATGTTTCTCCATGCTATCAAACAAATAACACGCCTCATCGTATTTCTTGCTAATTCCATATGCTTTGATCATTACATTTAACTCAAGGACAGTAAGTCTTTTTCCCTCCTTACAGCAGTTAAAAACTCTCTCAGCTTCCAAAATATGGCCACGTTCGCCAAAGGCATCAATGTTGGCGGAGTAGCATTCAGAAGCCATTTTTCCAGCAAGATGAAACCTTTGGAACCAGGACCAAGACTTCTCTACCATCCCAGCTTCTAGATACATCCTAGTCAAAGCTGACTGAGTGAATTCGTCAATCTCTAGATCTTTCTTATCCATCTCCAAAATGAGCTTCTCTGCATCATTTACCATATTCCTTATagaaaatgcatataaaagagtgCGATAAGTCACGGAATCGGGCTCTAGAGAAGCACCATTCATAAGTTTAAAGTAGGTGGCAGCCATTCCTATGTTGTCGTGCTTGGCATGAAGGGAAATAAGAATATTATATGTTCTTGTATCAGGATGGCATTGAAGCTCCTCCATCTTCCTCATCAAGGAAGCAACTTCTTCCATTCGGCCATTATTACCACACATGTGTATCATTGTATTGAAAGTAACTGTCGTTGGCAGGATTCCTTCCCTCAACATCTCATGAAAAGTCTCATATGCTTCTTTCACTTGCCCTGCCTTCCCATAAGTGTCAATTAAATTGTTATAGGTATGCGAGCTCAAACAAACACTTGAACCAGAAGAACCATTGACCCTATTACCACTTCTTGTGGCACCATTTACGCGTTCCTCCACCAGACATTTGCATAAAGACCACTTTTTTAAAAATTCTTCTGCCATCTTAAACTCCCCCGCCATTTTATACATCTGAACGACAATTCCCATTGTCACCTCATCCGGTACCATACCTCGTTCATTCATCAACTTCAACCACTTCATTGCCTGCTCCCTACGCCCACCCTTGCTGTAGACATCGATCAGAGTCCCATAAGTTGAATTTATTGGCTCAACTCTCTTTGCCCTCATTTCACTCCACAACCTCTCGATCTCGCCCCACCTCCGTGCTTTCCCGAGAATCCTAAGCATAATATTGTAATGTATAACATTCAATTCATGGCATCCTCTTCTCTTAAACCACTCAAAAATCTCCATTGCTCGTTGCCACTCCACCTGTTCCTTCAATATAATAGTCCTTTCTTTTTTAGTCAAACTCTTTTCCCATGGCTTCAATGCCTCATCCAAATCACTAACTGTCTCCAAAGCTTCCAGCATAACAGGAATGCATCCTCCATATCTTGCCCATTTTGTCGAACACTTAATCTGCACTTTCTCCACCATATTCCCCGAGCTCAACTGACCACCCAATTTTTTCTCATTCTCAATGCTTTCAACTGGTTTCCTCAAAAAATCATTTTGGGTCTTCAAAACACTATCTTTCACAACATGGGTAGGTGAGTCTTGGCCACTTTTCACGTCATTGCCGCATTTCGTCGACCGCTCGGTCTGCACTTGACCCCCAATTTTCTCCTCACTCTCAGTTTTATCAACTGGTTTCCTCACGAAACCATTTTGGGTCTTCAAAACGCCATTTTTCCAAACATGAGTACGCGAGTTTTTGGCAATTTGATAGTCCAGCTTCTCTTTTACATCACTGTCATAGCCAACTCCAGGCCTGAATTTGACCCCAAGATTCTTGCTTTTCTCAAGTCTACCATTTGGGTCATGCAATTGGTTCTGCTCCTTGTATTTCTTGGTGGTTGGGATTGAAATTCCTATATTTGGAGTGGATTTAGTTGAGTTTAGTATGTGGAAGCAATTGCTGGTATCAACATACTGTAACTTCACGAACATTTCTTCAACCTGTCAGTTGATTACATGTAAAATTTCAGTAAAAGTTTTAAGATATGCAGCACATTAGGAACTTCAGAATGAATTGGTGTTAAGAAAGTGAACGAAAGAAGATGAACATAATGGCTAAGCAAGAAAAAAATTGAGACTggagaattattattatatagatTTAAAAATGTAAGTGTGTACTACCACAAAGCCGTCTTAGCTCAGTGGTAGAGCGCGTGGCTTTTAACCACGTGGTCGTGGGTTCGATCCCCACAGACGGCGGGTTTTAATTGGTTTTGGTAGTCAAACTTTGTCTTGGGTTTATGTggattttctttgaatttgacttATATATTACTCAATTCTTTTGAAAAATACCTAAATGAATAAAATAGTCTGAAGAACGTTAAATTTTTAAGATAAAGAATGGGTATAAAGcacaaattttaaaattcattttttttcttgaaaatcgaGTCAAAGGAAAAATTTGTTAACCCTTCAAATTATAAAagtgtctaaaataaaatagagaGAATGTATCTgtagttttgaaagaaaaaaatatcaGATATTTAAGGAATTAATTTGATAGAAATATATTACATTTATATGATGGTGCGTCACGCCACATTTTAGGGAAGATGTTGCGGTGCATGTTATTCACATATGACATTGTTGTAGTTGATGAAATGCGAGGTGGTGTTAACGCAAGACTAGAGGTTTGGA comes from the Nicotiana tabacum cultivar K326 chromosome 14, ASM71507v2, whole genome shotgun sequence genome and includes:
- the LOC107811005 gene encoding CBL-interacting serine/threonine-protein kinase 7-like — encoded protein: MDVKYPQPPPSAALGMDVKYPQPPPSTVKIKRTTSSDGSGTGTIILNKYQLGRLLGRGSFAKVYLGRCLDDNNTEVAIKVINKTTTTTTTFDASMEPRIIREVSAMRRLNHHPNILKLHEVMATKTKIYLVMELAHGGELFTKLNRRGGRFSESTARFYFHQLASALHFCHQNGVAHRDIKPQNLLLDEDGHLKISDFGLSALPEQLRNGLLHTACGTPAYTAPEVVYRKGYDGAKADAWSCGVILYVFLAGSLPFDDSNLPNMYKAIHRREFKFPDWVSKPARRVINRLLDPNPDTRYSIEELMKTPWFKRSSSMKQEEIKQFGEGILEKESSKHMGRMNAFDIISMNSGLDLSGLFEMGLNKKEMRFTTNVGVIEVEEKVMKIGKDGGYRVERRKSGGVGLVKRRVVLLVEILEVAKELWLVEFKVVNGGTEFEDCQWEELKFGLKDIVVSWYNDGS
- the LOC107811004 gene encoding pentatricopeptide repeat-containing protein At3g23020, encoding MFVKLQYVDTSNCFHILNSTKSTPNIGISIPTTKKYKEQNQLHDPNGRLEKSKNLGVKFRPGVGYDSDVKEKLDYQIAKNSRTHVWKNGVLKTQNGFVRKPVDKTESEEKIGGQVQTERSTKCGNDVKSGQDSPTHVVKDSVLKTQNDFLRKPVESIENEKKLGGQLSSGNMVEKVQIKCSTKWARYGGCIPVMLEALETVSDLDEALKPWEKSLTKKERTIILKEQVEWQRAMEIFEWFKRRGCHELNVIHYNIMLRILGKARRWGEIERLWSEMRAKRVEPINSTYGTLIDVYSKGGRREQAMKWLKLMNERGMVPDEVTMGIVVQMYKMAGEFKMAEEFLKKWSLCKCLVEERVNGATRSGNRVNGSSGSSVCLSSHTYNNLIDTYGKAGQVKEAYETFHEMLREGILPTTVTFNTMIHMCGNNGRMEEVASLMRKMEELQCHPDTRTYNILISLHAKHDNIGMAATYFKLMNGASLEPDSVTYRTLLYAFSIRNMVNDAEKLILEMDKKDLEIDEFTQSALTRMYLEAGMVEKSWSWFQRFHLAGKMASECYSANIDAFGERGHILEAERVFNCCKEGKRLTVLELNVMIKAYGISKKYDEACYLFDSMEKHGLFPDRCSFSSLIQMLAAADLPLRAAFYVRKMQEAGLVDDCIPYCAVISSFTKVGQLEMAVRLFDEMIAFDVKPDVVVYGVLINAFADIGGVKEATKYLIEMRNSGLETNVVIYTSLIKLYTKVGYLREAEETYKMLQSFEAGADVYSSNCMIDLYSERSMVGQAEEIFENLKRKGNANEFSYAMMLCMYKRNGMFKEAIQIARKMRELGLLTDLLSCNNVLGLYATDGRFKEALATYNDMLSSAIQPDDSTFKSLGIILLKCGVPKEAVGKLEFIRKKDPQSGMQKWSSTLSSVIGVLDTDSPDREDA